AAGTTCCGGCATCCAGCGGTACAGAAAGCGGCGGTCCTGGCAAATGCTGTTGCCGCACATCGGAGAGCGGTTCGGCGGCGCCTGCCCGCGCACAAATTCCAGCGTGCGCCGTTCCGCCTCGCGCTCGCCGACCCCGTCGTTACGCGCCCGTTCGAGCAGGCCGGAGTCGCCGTGGTGGCTGCGGTTCCATTCGTCCATGCGCTGCAGCGTCTCCTCGTCCTGACGGATCGCGAGCACCGGCCCCTCCCCTACCTCGCGCAACTCCGCGTCGGTCGCCAGGGTGGCAATCTCAAGGATGCGGTCCCGATCCGGGTCGAGCCCGGTCATTTCCAAATCAATCCAGATCAGGGTTTCCGTAGAGTTCGTCATTGCTGCCGCACTGCCGCCGCGGCCGCCGCGGGGATCGTAGAGACATTAGCGCGTTGGCATTGTACTTCGGGGTACAGCAAATAGCGACGGGGCGTAT
The DNA window shown above is from Gammaproteobacteria bacterium and carries:
- the orn gene encoding oligoribonuclease → MTNSTETLIWIDLEMTGLDPDRDRILEIATLATDAELREVGEGPVLAIRQDEETLQRMDEWNRSHHGDSGLLERARNDGVGEREAERRTLEFVRGQAPPNRSPMCGNSICQDRRFLYRWMPELERYFHYRNLDVSTVKELYRRWAPELPPFAKQSQHLAQQDIRDSIEELRFYRQRFFRR